One Stigmatopora nigra isolate UIUO_SnigA chromosome 1, RoL_Snig_1.1, whole genome shotgun sequence DNA segment encodes these proteins:
- the LOC144202899 gene encoding FERM and PDZ domain-containing protein 4-like isoform X3, which yields MSHKSKTSGWPPPGSWGGLQGPPYSWDSMNCNREGQKYLTNQVSQNSSLEEVHLDGLPPVPRLVEMRRDPVLGFGFVAGSEKPVVVRSVTPGGPSEGKLLPGDEIIMINDEPVSSAPRERVIDLVRSCKESIQLTVVQPYPSPKSAFISAAKKAMLKSNPVKVRFAEEVIINGQVPNPVKDNSLLFMPNVLKVYLEIGQTKSFRFDCSTSIKDVILTLQEKLSIKCIEHFSLMLEEKMEGSANRLLLLHEQEMLAQVTRRPGCEKMKCFFRISFMPRDPVELLRRDAVAFEYLYVQSCNDVVLEHFGSELKYDAVLRLAALQMYILTLTTKQSQKVSLKYIQKEWGLSLFLPPAVLTSTKEKNIKKALTHILKTNQNLVPPGKKLTSLQAKVHYLRYLSELKLYGGREFQAILLQVEKQIEVTLLVGPRYGISHVINARTNLVALLADFSHVNRIEILTEDQDNVRLELHVLDVRPITLIMESSDAMNLACLTAGYYRLLVDSRRSIFNMVHCGNAAGDDDDDSQDRVLEWPYSTSFGDSEELSQSRPELYGDSQYLEDERRRENNFHPNFRPAQNPDGDFRSPSPLPPPHPPATRHKPQDSPRSAKVSFIFGGDPPPNKPGSLAFQRLRESDEVAERGPPRYLHNANFEAQDRMSFHLGGLTHIYSNINDEGSEEPLLRDLFFRDATDEAEDEDEASCEEDSAGGTPSVDGRGGEGVATAAGKASFLMLSGPTDDIIDLTSLPPPEGDDTVDDDESDSLLQSLNLAIAAPPPGFRDSSDEDAAPEGRLLNPDENDDIPVSLIDAIPMPEEAPGEEKRRLDNTVVNTLQALEALAVSERRPPPPRLPSGRKNPGVYTSHGFSPESSSDSGNETNSSEMTELSELAACHRLSESHMRLLVATREGYQPLLEEKTEFPVSPSTETTTQKKSRTPQHLRPPAVPPRRSPHLDTVPTLRPDCPSVRSETPNVSSTLQRPNSTTPGGKHHKKSADSSGKYNTFSTREGYRGGSVHREGHHHVPFCDRGGSYRRHNVFLEDNQDHEVNNHPDDRPRIPRPPPIKADGLTDVGTMECAMDNRAVEQDEHLVVASLLSPGKSDRSGASEQASEIPNDHQSISRQQSVARLCEYHLAKRISNLQGEAHSSLQGSLCSSLDVGGSANSSVSATPTDSPLGSGTTESKHHHLQRHPISSSSSSLLRVVNYEEFKPGQNPQAKDIHPHADPVLLRKMLPNIHNPSSGPEPVRPSSATPSKHKETMTGKKPCYKNPNQKEGSEAYRQLINYLTVSQMHQGGKLHSAGMGGGVKKDTRRYITSNPQLVEMVKNRGNTLPRCQCIPSAASSAFVRPNFANPNGSHLTNKDPKTYHAATLPAKLKRNPETYASNNRLDVRQAHAERRSSFSGLQSNLDRNAPDSDHFLPPFKRDGGACGLTAGRPPPRSRSQPSCGVDDWCRTEPRERRAPLPQTSGSRLGGQRADLDGFSLGRGPSAFRQTNPVGAVSSPSSPQPPALPPPVPIQAQAGGVPPGNSFLPNQNHVRSVNPSPSMLDPLDTFPQRGRELKRSSSNVTNGSGSAEVLFEKSGRRPLSPSMPHQGETKVQRRPARKRLSKSYSQGSVSSHTTCWSSGVDCRRASVAFPVQKDKQTKGSQKLDTSPWRCNGPFSYCFFKRKSEGEDDDGECDAPRRSRAGTHLESERAALLAIFPCGSALDAAGEQLYGEVLDNMSFSDRLSRVNALKDRMYSSPSGFADVRRDAGELIALVRSSIGRCDRGVQVPGQEVSQSKQLLSVESKELGRACRRMAQAYGSPEEMLLAVTYSFQVLCCLCEACMCLVKGLSASASHQQREVVAKVDEVVMNYICLLKAAEVATVAAPGEHSVKALVRHSSTMSAIANALTRSLKTLLSK from the exons TCACAAAAGCAAGACATCTGGATGGCCACCCCCAGGTTCCTGGGGGGGACTACAGGGGCCTCCATATAGCTGGGACAGCATGAACTGCAACAGGGAGGGCCAGAAGTACCTTACCAA CCAAGTGTCCCAGAACAGCTCCTTAGAGGAGGTTCACCTGGATGGACTCCCACCTGTGCCTCGTTTGGTGGAGATGCGGCGTGACCCCGTCCTGGGTTTTGGCTTTGTGGCTGGCAGCGAGAAGCCGGTGGTGGTCCGCTCGGTCACGCCAG GTGGTCCATCAGAGGGGAAGCTCTTACCAGGCGATGAGATCATCATGATCAATGACGAACCTGTCAGTTCGGCACCAAGAGAACGAGTTATCGACCTTGTCAG GAGCTGCAAAGAATCCATCCAACTGACTGTTGTCCAACCGTATCCC TCGCCCAAATCAGCGTTCATCAGTGCGGCCAAAAAAGCTATGCTCAAGTCCAATCCGGTCAAAGTTCGCTTTGCCGAAGAGGTCATCATAAACGGCCAGGTTCCG AATCCTGTGAAGGACAACTCTCTTTTGTTCATGCCAAATGTCCTGAAGGTCTACTTAGAGATTGGACAGACCAAGTCTTTCCGCTTTGACTGCAGTACCTCCATTAAG GACGTGATCCTCACCCTGCAAGAGAAACTGTCCATCAAATGTATTGAGCATTTCTCCCTGATGTTGGAGGAGAAGATGGAAGGTTCCGCCAACCGACTGCTTTTACTGCACGAACAAGAAATGCTTGCTCAG GTGACCCGCAGGCCTGGTTGTGAGAAGATGAAATGTTTCTTTCGAATCAGCTTCATGCCCCGTGACCCTGTGGAGCTGCTGCGAAGGGATGCTGTGGCATTCGAATACCTCTACGTACAG AGTTGCAACGACGTTGTCTTGGAGCATTTTGGCTCTGAACTGAAGTACGACGCCGTGCTGAGACTGGCGGCGCTGCAAATGTACATCCTCACTTTGACAACCAAGCAAAGCCAGAAGGTCTCGCTAAAATATATTCA AAAGGAGTGGGGCTTGTCGCTATTCCTGCCTCCTGCTGTGTTGACCAGCACCAAggagaaaaacatcaaaaaagcGCTGACGCACATTCTCAAAACCAACCAGAACCTCGTGCCTCCTGGGAAAAAA CTGACGTCGTTACAGGCCAAGGTGCATTACTTAAGGTACCTCAGTGAGCTCAAACTTTACGGGGGGCGAGAATTTCAAGCAATTCTCTTG CAAGTCGAGAAACAGATCGAGGTGACATTGTTAGTCGGTCCTCGTTACGGTATCAGTCACGTGATAAACGCGCGGACCAACCTCGTGGCCCTCTTGGCCGACTTCAGCCACGTGAACCGAATTGAAATCTTGACGGAGGATCAAGACAACGTTCGGCTTGAGCTTCACGTCCTGGACGTCCGG CCCATCACCCTCATCATGGAGTCCAGCGACGCCATGAATCTTGCCTGTCTCACGGCGGGCTACTATCGCCTCCTGGTGGATTCACGGAGATCTATCTTCAACATGGTCCACTGCGGCAACGCTGCCGGAGACGACGACGATGACA GTCAGGATCGCGTCCTGGAGTGGCCATACAGCACGTCCTTTGGCGACAGCGAGGAGCTATCGCAGAGCCGACCGGAGCTCTACGGGGACTCTCAATACTTGGAAGACGAGAGACGTCGAGAAAACAACTTCCACCCCAACTTCCGTCCAGCCCAAAATCCCGACGGAGACTTTCGGAGTCCGAGTCCGCTGCCGCCGCCCCACCCCCCTGCCACCAGACACAAACCTCAGGACTCACCTCGTAGCGCCAAAGTGTCATTTATTTTCGGAGGGGACCCGCCGCCCAACAAACCCGGGAGTTTAGCCTTCCAACGACTCCGGGAAAGCGACGAGGTAGCCGAGCGCGGACCGCCGCGGTACTTGCACAACGCCAACTTTGAGGCACAGGACAGGATGTCGTTTCACTTAGGTGGTCTGACGCACATCTACAGCAACATAAACGACGAAGGGAGTGAGGAACCCCTGTTAAGAGACCTGTTTTTTCGCGACGCGACGGACGAGGCGGAAGATGAGGACGAGGCCTCTTGCGAGGAAGACTCCGCTGGGGGGACGCCGTCGGTCGACGGCCGGGGGGGCGAAGGAGTCGCCACGGCGGCGGGAAAAGCTTCCTTCCTGATGCTTTCCGGACCCACCGACGACATCATCGACCTCACCTCGCTACCCCCGCCCGAGGGCGACGACACGGTCGACGACGACGAGAGCGACTCGCTCCTGCAGTCGCTCAACCTGGCCATCGCGGCGCCGCCGCCAGGTTTCCGTGACAGTTCGGACGAGGACGCGGCGCCCGAGGGGCGGCTCTTGAACCCGGACGAGAACGACGATATTCCGGTGTCGTTGATCGATGCCATCCCGATGCCGGAAGAGGCGCCGGGGGAGGAAAAGAGGAGGCTTGACAACACGGTGGTGAACACGCTGCAGGCGCTCGAAGCGCTGGCTGTCTCCGAACGGCGGCCTCCGCCACCTCGTCTGCCATCGGGCAGGAAAAATCCAG GTGTTTACACATCTCACGGCTTTAGCCCGGAATCTTCTTCCGACTCGGGAAATGAGACAAACTCCTCAGAAATGACAGAACTCTCGGAACTGGCCGCTTGCCATCGACTGAGCGAGAGCCACATGCGACTCCTGGTGGCCACCAGGGAGGGTTACCAGCCCTTACTGGAGGAGAAAACAGAATTCCCCGTTTCACCCAGCACCGAGACGACTACGCAAAAGAAATCCCGTACGCCACAGCACCTCAGACCACCCGCCGTCCCTCCGAGACGCAGTCCCCACTTGGACACGGTGCCGACGTTACGGCCGGATTGCCCGAGTGTGAGATCTGAGACCCCCAACGTTTCCTCTACTCTTCAGCGGCCTAACTCCACCACGCCAGGCGGAAAACATCACAAAAAGTCTGCGGACTCGAGCGGGAAGTACAACACCTTCAGCACAAGGGAAGGCTACCGAGGTGGAAGTGTCCACCGCGAGGGTCATCATCATGTTCCGTTCTGCGATCGAGGGGGGAGCTACCGAAGACACAATGTGTTCCTAGAGGACAACCAGGATCACGAGGTGAACAATCACCCCGACGATCGTCCCAGAATCCCCCGTCCGCCTCCCATCAAAGCGGATGGCCTCACGGACGTGGGCACTATGGAGTGCGCTATGGATAATAGAGCGGTGGAGCAGGACGAACATTTGGTCGTGGCTTCGTTGTTGTCTCCGGGTAAAAGCGACCGATCGGGGGCTTCCGAACAAGCATCGGAAATCCCGAATGACCACCAGTCCATTTCCAGACAGCAGAGTGTGGCACGTTTGTGCGAGTACCATCTGGCCAAAAGGATTTCTAACTTACAAGGGGAGGCGCACAGTTCTCTGCAAGGCTCCCTGTGTTCGTCGCTGGACGTGGGCGGCAGCGCCAACAGCAGCGTCTCCGCCACCCCAACCGACTCGCCGTTGGGTTCAGGAACGACCGAGTCCAAGCACCACCACCTGCAAAGGCATCCCATCTCCAGTTCCTCCTCGTCTTTACTCAGGGTGGTCAATTATGAGGAATTCAAACCCGGCCAGAACCCACAAGCCAAGGATATTCACCCTCACGCCGACCCTGTCCTCCTACGAAAAATGCTTCCCAACATTCACAATCCCTCTTCTGGCCCCGAGCCGGTCCGTCCTTCTTCGGCCACGCCGTCTAAACACAAAGAAACAATGACGGGCAAAAAGCCCTGTTATAAAAACCCCAACCAAAAGGAAGGCAGCGAAGCGTACCGACAATTGATCAACTATTTAACCGTGAGCCAGATGCACCAAGGAGGAAAGTTACACAGCGCCGGAATGGGCGGCGGCGTGAAAAAAGACACCCGCCGCTACATCACCAGCAACCCTCAACTCGTTGAAATGGTCAAAAATCGAGGAAATACGCTCCCCCGATGCCAATGTATCCCATCCGCCGCCTCGTCCGCCTTCGTTCGCCCCAACTTTGCCAACCCGAATGGCTCGCATTTGACCAACAAAGACCCAAAGACGTACCACGCCGCTACGCTCCCGGCCAAACTGAAGAGAAACCCCGAAACGTACGCCTCGAATAACAGGTTAGACGTGAGGCAAGCGCACGCAGAAAGAAGAAGCTCCTTCTCTGGACTGCAGAGCAACCTCGACAGGAACGCTCCGGACTCGGATCATTTCCTACCGCCATTCAAGAGAGACGGTGGCGCCTGCGGGCTGACGGCCGGCAGGCCTCCGCCACGCTCCAGAAGCCAACCCAGTTGCGGCGTAGACGATTGGTGCAGGACCGAGCCGAGAGAAAGGCGCGCCCCTCTCCCCCAAACTTCCGGCTCACGTCTCGGTGGTCAGCGAGCCGACTTGGACGGCTTCTCTCTCGGGAGGGGTCCGTCAGCCTTCAGGCAGACCAACCCGGTGGGCGCTGTCTCTTCCCCGTCCTCGCCGCAACCGCCAGCTCTCCCTCCTCCCGTACCGATTCAGGCGCAAGCCGGCGGCGTCCCTCCCGGCAACTCGTTCCTGCCAAATCAGAACCACGTCCGCTCCGTCAACCCCAGCCCGTCGATGTTAGATCCTTTGGATACTTTTCCGCAGAGGGGCCGCGAACTGAAACGGAGCTCCAGCAACGTCACCAACGGCTCCGGTAGCGCGGAGGTTCTTTTCGAGAAGTCCGGTCGACGGCCCCTGTCACCGTCCATGCCCCATCAAGGCGAGACCAAAGTCCAGAGGAGGCCAGCCAGAAAGAGGCTTTCCAAGAGTTATTCCCAAGGTTCCGTCTCATCCCACACCACCTGCTGGTCTTCGGGCGTGGATTGCCGAAGGGCTTCCGTGGCATTTCCAGTGCAGAAGGACAAACAAACCAAGGGCTCTCAAAAACTGGACACCAGTCCCTGGAGGTGTAACGGACCTTTTAGCTACTGCTTCTTCAAACGCAAAAGCGAGGGAGAAGACGACGACGGCGAGTGCGACGCGCCCAGACGTAGCCGCGCCGGGACTCACCTGGAAAGCGAGCGCGCCGCCTTGCTGGCCATATTCCCCTGCGGCTCGGCATTGGACGCGGCCGGCGAGCAGCTGTACGGCGAAGTCCTTGACAACATGAGTTTCAGCGACCGCCTCTCTCGAGTCAATGCCCTGAAAGACCGCATGTACAGCTCCCCTTCCGGCTTTGCCGACGTCCGCCGCGACGCCGGCGAGCTCATCGCGTTGGTGAGGTCCAGTATCGGCCGTTGCGACCGCGGCGTCCAAGTGCCCGGGCAGGAAGTGTCTCAGTCCAAGCAGCTCCTCTCGGTGGAGTCCAAAGAGTTAGGCCGGGCTTGCCGGCGCATGGCGCAAGCGTACGGCAGTCCCGAAGAGATGCTGTTGGCCGTTACGTATAGTTTCCAGGTGCTGTGTTGTCTCTGCGAAGCGTGCATGTGTCTGGTGAAGGGGCTCAGCGCCTCGGCCTCGCACCAACAAAGAGAGGTGGTGGCCAAGGTGGACGAAGTTGTTATGAACTATATCTGTTTACTCAAAGCCGCCGAGGTTGCCACGGTGGCTGCGCCGGGCGAACACAGCGTCAAGGCCCTGGTAAGACATTCTAGCACCATGTCGGCCATTGCGAACGCGCTCACGCGTTCTCTTAAAACGCTGCTTAGCAAGTGA